A stretch of Clostridia bacterium DNA encodes these proteins:
- a CDS encoding Mrp/NBP35 family ATP-binding protein, with translation MSDATQRTTKPDVLQALAALRTDDGRNLLASGHVQDVLIEWHGDAAHVAVVVDAEWDGRPPSEDELGRIRGAVSCLPGVASVKTIPRSLPGDAHGDGSTPAGPSGAAGQAPDAAAARRRAAAMRPMEPPPRVPPGARLIAVASGKGGVGKSTVSVNLAVALARRGLRTAIVDCDVYGFSVPMLIGLEEAPRIQDRKIVPPRAHGVQVMSMDFFVADNRAVVWRGPMLGKTLRQFMQDVLWDDPEVMVLDLPPGTGDVALDVLNFFPKAGQIVVTTPDPFAARVAERAGRMALEAGHAVLGVVENMSYSTCEGCGRRSHPFGRGGGDAVAAALGVEVLARIPFAETRDGRWDALYPEDSEAGRAYADLALRVLGGERRAGAEAQAETETARRG, from the coding sequence GTGAGCGACGCCACACAGCGCACCACGAAGCCGGATGTCCTGCAGGCGCTCGCCGCGCTGCGCACGGACGACGGCCGGAACCTGCTGGCCTCGGGCCACGTGCAGGACGTGCTCATCGAGTGGCACGGCGACGCGGCCCACGTGGCGGTCGTCGTCGACGCGGAGTGGGACGGCCGCCCCCCTTCGGAGGACGAACTGGGGCGCATCCGCGGAGCGGTCTCCTGCCTGCCCGGCGTGGCGAGCGTGAAAACGATCCCCCGCTCCCTGCCGGGCGACGCGCATGGGGATGGATCCACCCCCGCGGGCCCATCCGGAGCCGCTGGCCAGGCGCCCGACGCGGCCGCGGCCCGTCGCCGCGCCGCCGCCATGCGGCCGATGGAGCCCCCGCCCAGGGTGCCGCCGGGCGCCCGGCTGATCGCCGTGGCCAGCGGCAAGGGCGGCGTCGGCAAGTCGACCGTCAGCGTCAACCTGGCCGTCGCCCTGGCGCGGCGGGGGCTGCGCACGGCGATCGTGGACTGCGACGTCTACGGCTTCAGCGTGCCGATGCTCATCGGCCTCGAGGAGGCGCCGCGGATCCAGGACCGGAAGATCGTGCCGCCGCGGGCTCACGGCGTGCAGGTGATGTCGATGGACTTCTTCGTCGCCGACAACCGCGCGGTGGTGTGGCGGGGGCCGATGCTGGGGAAGACCCTGCGCCAGTTCATGCAGGACGTCCTCTGGGACGACCCCGAGGTGATGGTGCTCGACCTTCCGCCCGGCACCGGCGACGTGGCCCTGGACGTGCTGAACTTCTTCCCGAAGGCCGGGCAGATCGTCGTGACGACGCCCGACCCGTTCGCCGCCCGGGTGGCCGAGCGGGCCGGCCGGATGGCCCTGGAAGCCGGCCACGCCGTGTTGGGCGTGGTCGAGAACATGTCGTACTCCACCTGCGAGGGGTGCGGGCGCCGATCGCATCCGTTCGGCCGGGGCGGCGGCGACGCCGTGGCCGCCGCGCTGGGCGTGGAGGTGCTGGCACGGATCCCGTTCGCGGAGACCCGTGACGGCCGGTGGGACGCCTTGTACCCCGAGGACAGCGAGGCCGGGCGGGCCTACGCCGACCTGGCCCTGCGCGTCCTGGGCGGGGAGCGGCGCGCCGGCGCGGAGGCGCAGGCGGAGACGGAGACGGCACGCCGAGGATGA
- a CDS encoding DUF2249 domain-containing protein, with product MTNNETVAEKIVAHHRSMMEELDALVDRVADAVRRGEPHQAAAKAVANYLAGTVFPHAEAEEKTLYAEAERRTDLAPLVEAMKAEHGLLRESLQHLVAAKDGIDAYGAARALGGLFRAHVLKENEHLLPVLVRDPATDLSALLADMREHLAPHHAGASNDANGEPSTEPAHGDDAGDDVELDVRALPHAQRHQTIFALVGRLQPGRALVIVNDHDPQPLRYQLNALFPGEFGWEYLEEGPDVWRVAIRKQHAG from the coding sequence ATGACGAACAACGAGACCGTGGCCGAGAAGATCGTCGCGCATCACCGGTCGATGATGGAGGAACTGGACGCCCTGGTGGACCGCGTGGCGGACGCCGTGCGCCGCGGGGAGCCCCATCAGGCGGCCGCGAAGGCCGTGGCCAACTACCTCGCGGGGACGGTGTTCCCGCACGCGGAAGCGGAGGAGAAGACGCTCTACGCGGAGGCCGAGCGGCGGACCGACCTGGCGCCGCTGGTCGAGGCCATGAAGGCGGAGCACGGGCTCCTGCGAGAGTCGCTGCAGCACCTGGTGGCGGCGAAGGACGGGATCGACGCGTACGGGGCCGCCCGGGCGCTCGGCGGGCTGTTCCGCGCGCACGTGCTCAAGGAGAACGAGCACCTGCTGCCCGTGCTGGTTCGCGATCCCGCCACGGACCTGTCCGCCCTGCTCGCGGACATGCGTGAGCACCTTGCGCCGCACCACGCCGGCGCCTCGAACGACGCGAACGGCGAGCCGTCGACGGAGCCGGCGCACGGGGACGACGCTGGCGACGACGTGGAACTGGACGTGCGCGCCCTGCCCCACGCGCAGCGCCACCAGACGATCTTCGCGCTGGTCGGCCGCCTTCAGCCGGGCCGCGCCCTGGTCATCGTGAACGACCACGACCCGCAGCCGCTTCGCTACCAGCTCAACGCGCTCTTCCCCGGCGAGTTCGGCTGGGAGTACCTGGAGGAGGGCCCGGACGTCTGGCGCGTGGCGATCCGGAAGCAGCATGCCGGTTGA
- a CDS encoding polysaccharide deacetylase family protein produces MTAWTLPAVAVGAWALYGPVADAWFRFVDPRVLRRARRVRRRVVALTFDDGPDPRYTPDVLRILREHGVAAAFFLVGERARRHPDLVRDIVAAGHLVANHTRSHRHAYLLHPAAAWREVTEGARLIEAAGAEATAWFRPPWGSFNAATWLAARRLGQRPVMWSAIVGDWRAGTPPEVIARRVLARLAPGAVIVLHDAGGAPGAPAQTVAALPTVIRGARARGFEFERLDRLLS; encoded by the coding sequence GTGACCGCCTGGACGCTTCCGGCCGTCGCCGTGGGAGCCTGGGCGCTCTATGGGCCGGTGGCCGACGCCTGGTTCCGCTTCGTGGACCCGCGGGTCCTGCGCCGCGCGCGGCGCGTCCGGCGGCGCGTCGTGGCGCTGACCTTCGACGACGGCCCCGACCCGCGCTACACGCCGGACGTCCTGCGCATCCTCCGCGAGCACGGCGTGGCCGCCGCCTTCTTCCTGGTGGGGGAGCGCGCGCGGCGCCACCCGGATCTGGTGCGGGACATCGTCGCCGCGGGACACCTCGTGGCGAATCACACGCGCAGCCACCGCCACGCCTACCTGCTTCATCCCGCGGCGGCGTGGCGGGAGGTGACGGAGGGCGCGCGGCTCATCGAGGCGGCGGGCGCCGAGGCCACGGCGTGGTTCCGCCCGCCGTGGGGCTCCTTCAACGCCGCCACGTGGCTGGCCGCGCGCCGCCTCGGCCAGCGCCCGGTGATGTGGTCGGCCATCGTCGGCGACTGGCGCGCGGGCACGCCGCCGGAGGTGATCGCCCGCCGCGTGCTGGCCCGGCTGGCCCCTGGCGCCGTCATCGTCCTCCACGACGCCGGCGGCGCACCCGGCGCGCCGGCGCAGACGGTTGCGGCGCTCCCTACGGTGATCCGCGGCGCGCGGGCGCGGGGCTTCGAGTTCGAACGGCTGGACCGGTTGCTCTCCTAG
- a CDS encoding DUF2249 domain-containing protein, whose protein sequence is MTSEPLTLDVRDDLRQGREPLPKIMAAVKQLQPGQSLRLLTTFEPIPLFHVMAHKGFRHEARRLGEGDWEVLFIPSGAEGAEPGAAAPAGTPADGAAKPGASGGTAAEDEPWPAPARTLDNRGLMPPEPMVRVLEALESLKDGEVLEVFNDREPMFLLPELEQRGYAVRMEKLDSGVRLHIRRKKVTPR, encoded by the coding sequence ATGACGAGCGAGCCGCTCACCCTGGACGTCCGCGACGACCTGCGGCAGGGTCGCGAGCCGCTGCCGAAGATCATGGCGGCGGTGAAACAGCTTCAGCCCGGGCAGTCGTTGCGGCTGCTCACCACGTTCGAGCCGATCCCGCTCTTCCACGTGATGGCCCACAAGGGCTTCCGGCACGAGGCCCGCCGCCTCGGCGAGGGTGACTGGGAAGTGCTGTTCATCCCGTCGGGCGCGGAGGGCGCTGAGCCGGGCGCGGCGGCACCGGCGGGCACGCCGGCGGACGGCGCGGCGAAACCTGGCGCCAGCGGCGGGACGGCGGCCGAGGACGAGCCGTGGCCGGCTCCCGCCCGCACGCTCGACAACCGCGGGCTCATGCCCCCGGAGCCCATGGTCCGGGTGCTGGAGGCGCTTGAGTCGCTGAAGGACGGCGAGGTCCTCGAGGTCTTCAACGACCGCGAGCCGATGTTCCTTCTCCCTGAACTCGAACAGCGCGGCTACGCCGTGCGGATGGAGAAGCTCGATAGCGGCGTGCGTCTCCACATCCGCCGGAAGAAGGTGACCCCGCGGTGA
- a CDS encoding DUF2249 domain-containing protein, translating into MSNSEAWVLDVRDLPPARRHELIFETFDGLEPGRGFVLVNDHDPKPLYYQFAAEHPGKFVWAYLESGPEVWRVCIGRALEGRGA; encoded by the coding sequence ATGTCGAACTCAGAGGCTTGGGTGTTGGATGTTCGGGACCTGCCGCCCGCCCGCCGGCACGAGTTGATCTTCGAGACGTTCGACGGATTGGAGCCGGGCCGCGGCTTCGTGCTGGTGAACGACCACGACCCGAAGCCGCTCTACTACCAGTTCGCCGCGGAGCACCCCGGGAAGTTCGTGTGGGCGTACCTGGAGAGCGGTCCGGAGGTCTGGCGGGTGTGCATCGGGCGCGCGCTGGAAGGGCGCGGGGCCTGA
- the narI gene encoding respiratory nitrate reductase subunit gamma: MTPLGWPLLLWVIFPYIALTMFFLGHVYRYATDKYGWGSHSTQLLERRTLRWASPLFHYGTLAVIAGHISGILVPIRWFHRLGVPDETYHVLAIGLGGLAGTAMVAGLGGLLWRRMASPRLRKLTSGADWLALGLLFVTSLLGLLVAVARNLAIGPYDYRVTVGPWFRALFTLHPDPTLMFGVPLLLQVHVEFSLLLFAVWPFTRLVHVWSFPFGYLTRAWIPFRPRGATRGGWPARPQRRKSPV, translated from the coding sequence ATGACGCCGCTGGGGTGGCCGCTCCTGCTCTGGGTGATCTTTCCGTACATCGCCCTGACGATGTTCTTTCTCGGCCACGTCTACCGCTACGCGACGGACAAGTACGGCTGGGGCTCCCACTCGACGCAGTTGTTGGAGCGGCGGACGCTGCGCTGGGCGAGCCCGCTCTTCCATTACGGCACCCTTGCGGTGATCGCCGGCCACATCTCCGGGATTCTCGTGCCCATCCGCTGGTTCCACCGGCTGGGCGTGCCCGACGAGACGTACCACGTGCTGGCGATCGGCCTCGGCGGGCTCGCGGGGACGGCGATGGTCGCCGGGCTCGGGGGCCTCCTGTGGCGCCGGATGGCGTCTCCCCGGCTGCGCAAGTTGACGAGCGGGGCCGACTGGCTGGCGCTGGGGCTGCTTTTCGTGACCTCGCTGCTCGGGCTCCTCGTCGCGGTGGCCCGCAACCTGGCGATCGGCCCGTACGACTATCGCGTCACGGTGGGGCCGTGGTTCCGCGCGCTGTTCACGCTCCATCCCGACCCGACCCTGATGTTCGGCGTCCCGCTCCTCCTGCAGGTCCACGTGGAGTTCTCGCTTCTGCTGTTCGCCGTCTGGCCGTTCACGCGCCTGGTCCACGTGTGGAGCTTTCCGTTCGGATATCTCACGCGCGCGTGGATCCCCTTCCGGCCCCGCGGCGCGACGCGCGGCGGCTGGCCGGCGCGGCCGCAGCGGCGGAAGAGCCCGGTGTGA
- a CDS encoding metal-sulfur cluster assembly factor, whose product MSEAERGTTEDKVAELREALREVIDPELGYNVVDLGLIYGIRVEDGRAEIVMTMTTPGCPAAAYIEEGVRQRALAVDGIRDVDVAVVWMPPWSPDMMSDEAKRHFGFA is encoded by the coding sequence GTGAGCGAGGCTGAACGCGGAACCACGGAGGACAAGGTCGCCGAGCTGCGCGAGGCCCTTCGAGAGGTGATCGACCCGGAACTCGGCTACAACGTCGTGGACCTGGGCCTGATCTACGGCATCCGCGTGGAGGACGGCCGGGCGGAGATCGTCATGACGATGACGACGCCCGGGTGTCCGGCGGCCGCGTATATCGAGGAGGGCGTCCGCCAGCGTGCCCTGGCGGTCGACGGCATCCGCGACGTGGATGTCGCCGTCGTGTGGATGCCGCCGTGGTCGCCCGACATGATGAGCGACGAGGCCAAGCGCCACTTCGGGTTCGCCTGA
- the narH gene encoding nitrate reductase subunit beta, protein MKIKANVSMVMHLDKCIGCHTCSVTCKNTWTNRPGTEHMWWNNVETKPGIGYPRRWEDQDRWRGGWELKKGKLQLRGGSRLARLARIFFNPDLPSLEDYGDAVSYDYSPLLDAPDSPVQPVARSRAAISGEPRDPRWGSNWEDDLAGATVTAVEDPNLRAMEEAVKFEYEQAFMMYLPRLCEHCLNPSCVASCPSGAMYKRDEDGIVLVDQEACRAWRFCVSGCPYKKVYFNWHTQRAEKCTFCFPRIEAGLTTVCSETCVGRIRFVGMVLYDADRVREAASTEDPKRLLDAQLSLFLDPNDPHVVEQALRDGIPQNVIEAAQHSPIFPLAVRWKVALPLHPEYRTLPMVWYIPPLSPMAKRFEELMGTERDGTDVLAAVDAMRIPVEYLANLLTAGDCDRIRDVLRKLWAMRLFMRAEQFHGPDASAALEKAGLSPEDARAMHRLLAVAKYEERFVIPTTHREIAENAFGLQGACGLDFAGGPGPCHAPLVAVERTVKR, encoded by the coding sequence GTGAAGATCAAAGCCAACGTGTCCATGGTGATGCACCTCGACAAGTGCATCGGGTGCCACACCTGCAGCGTGACCTGCAAGAACACGTGGACGAACCGCCCCGGCACCGAGCACATGTGGTGGAACAACGTCGAGACGAAGCCGGGCATCGGCTATCCCCGCAGGTGGGAGGACCAGGACCGGTGGCGCGGCGGCTGGGAACTCAAGAAGGGGAAGCTGCAGCTTCGCGGCGGGTCCAGGCTCGCGCGGCTGGCGCGGATCTTCTTCAATCCGGATCTCCCGTCGCTGGAAGACTACGGCGACGCCGTCTCGTACGACTACTCGCCGCTTCTGGACGCTCCCGACAGCCCGGTGCAGCCGGTGGCGCGCTCTCGCGCGGCGATCTCCGGCGAGCCGCGGGACCCGCGCTGGGGCTCCAACTGGGAGGACGACCTGGCCGGAGCCACCGTGACGGCGGTGGAGGACCCGAACCTGCGGGCCATGGAAGAGGCGGTCAAGTTCGAGTACGAGCAGGCGTTCATGATGTACCTGCCCCGCCTCTGCGAGCACTGCCTGAACCCGTCGTGCGTGGCCTCCTGCCCGTCGGGCGCGATGTATAAGCGCGACGAGGACGGCATCGTGCTGGTCGACCAGGAGGCGTGCCGCGCGTGGCGCTTCTGCGTGAGCGGCTGCCCGTACAAGAAGGTCTACTTCAACTGGCACACCCAACGCGCGGAGAAGTGCACGTTCTGCTTCCCGCGCATCGAGGCCGGCCTGACGACCGTCTGCTCCGAGACGTGCGTCGGGCGCATCCGCTTCGTCGGCATGGTGTTGTACGACGCGGACCGCGTCCGCGAGGCCGCCTCGACGGAGGATCCGAAGCGCCTCCTGGACGCGCAGCTGAGCCTGTTCCTCGACCCGAACGACCCGCACGTGGTCGAACAGGCGCTGAGGGACGGCATTCCCCAGAACGTGATCGAGGCGGCCCAGCACTCGCCGATCTTCCCCCTCGCGGTCCGATGGAAGGTCGCGCTGCCCCTGCATCCCGAGTACCGCACGCTGCCCATGGTCTGGTACATCCCGCCGCTCTCTCCGATGGCCAAGCGCTTCGAGGAGCTCATGGGGACCGAGCGGGACGGAACGGACGTCCTCGCGGCCGTGGACGCGATGCGGATCCCGGTCGAGTACCTCGCCAACCTGCTGACGGCCGGCGACTGCGACCGGATCCGCGACGTGCTGCGCAAGCTCTGGGCGATGCGCCTCTTCATGCGCGCGGAGCAGTTCCACGGGCCCGACGCTTCGGCGGCGCTGGAAAAGGCCGGGCTGTCGCCCGAGGACGCCCGCGCCATGCACCGGCTCCTGGCTGTCGCGAAGTATGAGGAGCGCTTCGTCATTCCGACGACGCACCGCGAGATCGCGGAGAACGCCTTCGGCCTGCAGGGGGCGTGCGGGCTCGACTTCGCCGGCGGGCCCGGGCCGTGTCACGCGCCTCTGGTGGCCGTGGAACGGACGGTGAAACGATGA